A region of Myxococcus stipitatus DSM 14675 DNA encodes the following proteins:
- a CDS encoding galactose oxidase-like domain-containing protein: MSKHRCIAWPLLRTVWWLGLMVLPVQAQAQTPDQVGRWASVMNWPISATHMALLPDGKVMFYGEFDEGALPPRRWDPSTGALSSFPYVGYNIFCSGHSFLSNGKLLVTGGHIARDVGLPDTSFFDFNTTSWTRLPDMNAGRWYPTNTTLNNGDVVVTSGEINGAGDINEIPQRFIAGTNSWRTLTNARKNVPFYPKMFLAPNGRLFYAGSLRASFWLDPTSNGAWSNGPVSIFGSRSYGPAVYIDGKVLLIGGSEPPTATVEQIDLTAANPTWQYVAPMSIRRRQHNAVLLPDATVVVIGGSSGSGFDDANAAVRHAEVYNPATNTWTSWASNVRYRGYHSTAVLLPDGRVLSAGGASERTAEVFSPPYLFKGARPAITSAPTVSLPGAQFTITTPDAANISRVSLIALNSTTHTFDMNQRFLTLSFTRGAGSLNVTAPPNRNMAPPGYYQLFIVNNAGVPSYGRRLRIPPP; the protein is encoded by the coding sequence ATGTCGAAGCACCGCTGCATCGCCTGGCCCTTGTTACGCACCGTCTGGTGGCTGGGGCTCATGGTGCTTCCCGTCCAAGCCCAGGCCCAGACACCCGACCAGGTGGGCCGCTGGGCCAGCGTCATGAACTGGCCCATCTCCGCCACGCACATGGCCCTGCTGCCCGACGGCAAGGTGATGTTCTACGGCGAGTTCGACGAAGGCGCCCTGCCCCCGCGACGCTGGGACCCCTCCACCGGCGCCCTCTCGTCCTTCCCCTACGTGGGCTACAACATCTTCTGCTCGGGGCACTCCTTCCTCTCCAACGGCAAGCTGCTCGTCACCGGAGGCCACATCGCCCGCGACGTGGGCCTGCCCGACACGAGCTTCTTCGACTTCAACACCACCAGCTGGACGCGCCTGCCGGACATGAACGCCGGGCGCTGGTACCCCACCAACACCACGCTCAACAACGGCGACGTGGTGGTGACCTCGGGCGAAATCAACGGGGCGGGCGACATCAACGAGATTCCCCAGCGCTTCATCGCCGGCACCAACTCCTGGCGCACGCTCACCAACGCGCGCAAGAACGTGCCCTTCTATCCCAAGATGTTCCTGGCCCCGAACGGCCGGCTCTTCTACGCGGGCTCCCTGCGCGCCTCGTTCTGGCTGGACCCCACCAGCAACGGCGCGTGGAGCAACGGCCCTGTCAGCATCTTCGGCAGCCGCAGCTACGGCCCCGCCGTGTACATCGACGGCAAGGTGCTCCTCATCGGTGGAAGCGAGCCGCCCACCGCCACCGTCGAGCAGATCGACCTCACCGCGGCGAACCCCACCTGGCAGTACGTGGCACCCATGAGCATCCGCCGGCGTCAGCACAACGCGGTGCTGCTGCCCGACGCCACCGTCGTCGTCATCGGCGGAAGCAGCGGCAGCGGCTTCGACGACGCCAACGCGGCCGTGCGCCATGCGGAGGTCTACAACCCCGCCACCAACACGTGGACGTCCTGGGCCAGCAACGTGCGCTACCGGGGCTATCACTCCACCGCCGTGCTCCTCCCGGACGGGCGGGTGCTGTCCGCGGGCGGCGCCAGCGAGCGCACCGCGGAGGTGTTCTCCCCGCCCTACCTCTTCAAGGGCGCGCGCCCCGCCATCACCTCCGCGCCCACCGTGTCCCTGCCGGGGGCCCAGTTCACCATCACCACGCCCGACGCGGCCAACATCAGCCGCGTGAGCCTCATCGCCCTCAACTCGACGACACACACCTTCGACATGAACCAGCGGTTCCTCACGCTGAGCTTCACGCGCGGCGCCGGCAGCCTCAACGTCACCGCGCCGCCCAACCGGAACATGGCGCCACCGGGTTACTATCAACTCTTCATCGTCAACAACGCGGGCGTGCCCTCCTACGGGCGGCGGCTGCGCATCCCCCCTCCCTGA
- a CDS encoding ELWxxDGT repeat protein, with protein MRFWSRVRVAVVCLLAGCSSSTGAPEPVEEVAFLASGLWDACSRTALSLGVTPVEDQPFSPAMAVSGGGMVFGVEDAASGHEPWVSNGSPGAGTRLLKDLFPGPQGSNPRWFTRVGSRVFFAADDPAAGRELFVTDGTVSGTHRVKDIWPGPTGSFPNSLYSFGGLLYFTAGDEAHGRELWRSDGSSEGTILVVDLVQGVEDSAPDQLTRGGDGALYFLATESGLFIRLMRMGSNLGVTEVFRTTSDPGIQRPLVAVGRKLFFATGGTHGGDAVSVRVTDSGAPSVEVGMFSMVGDRASVDGYFLFSAAQGAGSDNMELWRSDGTAVGTVLIEEARAGALGSHPENFAVLGDRLFFAADDGAHGVELWESDGTAARTRLFGDLELGVGGSLPSELTAVEDHLFFSADVYGRGEEPWMSNGLRVGTVALTELAPGPASSSPRGFLRAGWSVFFSAADGSGVRRLYALPFRPDGECPP; from the coding sequence ATGAGGTTCTGGAGTCGTGTCCGGGTGGCGGTGGTGTGTCTGCTCGCGGGTTGTTCGTCCTCGACGGGTGCACCCGAGCCGGTGGAGGAGGTGGCGTTCCTGGCCTCGGGCCTCTGGGATGCCTGCTCGCGGACCGCGCTGTCGCTGGGTGTCACGCCCGTGGAGGACCAGCCGTTCTCGCCCGCCATGGCGGTCAGCGGTGGAGGGATGGTGTTCGGGGTGGAGGACGCGGCCTCCGGGCACGAGCCGTGGGTGAGCAATGGGAGTCCGGGGGCGGGCACGCGGCTGCTCAAGGACCTCTTCCCCGGGCCGCAGGGGTCGAATCCGCGCTGGTTCACCCGCGTGGGGAGTCGGGTGTTCTTCGCCGCCGATGACCCGGCCGCGGGGCGCGAGCTGTTCGTGACGGATGGGACGGTGTCCGGCACGCACCGGGTGAAGGACATCTGGCCGGGTCCCACGGGCTCGTTCCCGAACTCGCTCTACTCCTTCGGCGGGCTGCTCTACTTCACGGCGGGAGACGAGGCCCACGGGCGGGAGCTGTGGCGCAGCGATGGCTCTTCCGAGGGGACGATATTGGTGGTGGACCTGGTGCAGGGGGTCGAGGACTCCGCGCCGGACCAGCTCACGCGAGGAGGGGACGGCGCGCTCTACTTCCTCGCGACGGAGAGCGGCCTCTTCATCCGGTTGATGCGCATGGGGTCGAACCTGGGCGTCACGGAGGTGTTCCGGACGACGAGTGACCCGGGCATCCAGCGTCCGCTGGTGGCGGTGGGGCGCAAGCTGTTCTTCGCGACGGGGGGAACCCATGGCGGCGACGCGGTGTCAGTGAGGGTGACGGATTCGGGGGCACCTTCGGTGGAGGTGGGGATGTTCTCGATGGTGGGGGACCGGGCGTCGGTGGATGGGTACTTCCTGTTCAGCGCCGCCCAAGGGGCTGGGAGCGACAACATGGAGCTGTGGCGCAGCGACGGCACGGCGGTGGGAACGGTGCTCATCGAGGAGGCTCGGGCGGGGGCGCTGGGCTCGCATCCCGAGAACTTCGCGGTCCTGGGAGACCGGCTCTTCTTCGCCGCGGATGATGGGGCGCATGGCGTGGAGCTCTGGGAGAGCGACGGCACGGCGGCGAGGACGCGGCTGTTCGGAGACCTGGAGCTGGGCGTGGGGGGCTCGCTTCCCTCGGAGCTGACGGCGGTCGAGGACCACCTGTTCTTCAGCGCGGATGTCTATGGGCGGGGCGAGGAGCCATGGATGAGCAACGGCCTGCGCGTGGGCACGGTGGCGCTGACGGAGCTGGCGCCGGGGCCGGCCTCCTCTTCGCCGCGAGGGTTCCTGCGCGCCGGGTGGAGCGTCTTCTTCTCGGCGGCGGATGGGAGCGGCGTCCGGAGGTTGTACGCGCTGCCCTTCCGCCCGGATGGAGAGTGCCCGCCCTGA
- a CDS encoding glucose 1-dehydrogenase: MKRVEGKVALITGAAGGLGSAAARMLAREGARVVVTDRASQEAEGRAVAESLGDGQGLFLALDVTREEDWVRAMEATQERFGRLDVLVNNAGMGIPKDVESLSLEEWRLVHAVNLDGTFLGCKHGIRAMRQCGARGSIINVSSQAGLMGVPSLAAYASAKGAVRMFTKTVALHCAEKGYGIRCNSIHPTFIETNMVKALLEASGAPDRAREGMRRSIPLGSLGEPDDVAHGIVYLASDESKLMTGAELVLDGGGTA; this comes from the coding sequence ATGAAACGCGTGGAAGGCAAGGTGGCACTGATTACGGGCGCGGCGGGCGGGCTGGGCAGCGCGGCGGCGCGGATGCTCGCGCGCGAAGGCGCACGGGTGGTCGTCACGGACCGGGCCTCGCAGGAAGCCGAAGGACGCGCGGTGGCCGAGTCGCTGGGAGACGGCCAGGGCCTCTTCCTGGCGCTGGACGTCACGCGCGAGGAGGACTGGGTCCGCGCCATGGAGGCGACCCAGGAGCGCTTCGGCCGGCTGGACGTGCTCGTCAACAACGCGGGCATGGGCATCCCCAAGGACGTGGAGAGCCTCTCCCTGGAGGAGTGGCGGCTGGTGCACGCCGTGAACCTGGACGGCACGTTCCTGGGCTGCAAGCACGGCATCCGCGCCATGCGCCAGTGCGGCGCGCGAGGCTCCATCATCAACGTCTCCTCGCAGGCGGGCCTCATGGGCGTGCCTTCACTCGCGGCCTATGCCAGCGCGAAGGGCGCCGTGCGCATGTTCACGAAGACGGTGGCGCTGCACTGCGCGGAGAAGGGCTACGGCATCCGCTGCAACTCCATCCACCCCACCTTCATCGAGACGAACATGGTGAAGGCGCTGCTGGAGGCCAGTGGTGCGCCGGACCGCGCGCGCGAGGGGATGCGCCGCTCCATCCCCCTGGGCTCGCTGGGGGAGCCGGACGATGTCGCCCACGGCATCGTCTACCTCGCCTCGGATGAGTCGAAGCTGATGACGGGCGCGGAGCTGGTGCTCGACGGCGGAGGCACCGCGTAG
- a CDS encoding zinc-dependent alcohol dehydrogenase family protein, whose protein sequence is MKAVRFSKFGHPLKVVEVVEEPDAELKSGEARLEVLATPINPSDLLTLTGQYGSLPKLPAVPGNEGVGRVVEVKDTTSVRVGDVVFLPLGSGTWRTSMVAPAEGLQVVPPGTDLKQASMLFINPPTADILLREFITLQPGDWVLQNAANSGVGRYLITLAKRAGYKTLNVVRREELAKELTELGADVVLTDTDELPKQVREATGGAKVRLAIDAVGGDSTRRLGDSLAPGGTVVNYGVMSGKGPKLSAEASIFKDITLRGFWLVLWLKRASREQQGEMFGRLAKLVTDGTLRTPVEGTFSLDAIQDALARGMEGGRGGKVLLTPNGPV, encoded by the coding sequence ATGAAAGCGGTCCGCTTCTCGAAGTTCGGGCATCCGTTGAAGGTGGTGGAGGTGGTGGAGGAGCCCGACGCGGAGCTCAAGTCCGGCGAGGCGCGCCTGGAGGTGCTGGCCACGCCCATCAACCCCTCGGACCTCCTCACCCTCACGGGCCAGTACGGCTCGCTGCCGAAGCTGCCCGCGGTGCCCGGCAACGAGGGCGTGGGCCGCGTCGTCGAAGTGAAGGACACGACCTCCGTGCGCGTGGGAGACGTGGTGTTCCTGCCCCTGGGCTCGGGCACGTGGCGCACGAGCATGGTGGCGCCCGCGGAGGGGCTGCAGGTGGTGCCGCCGGGCACGGACTTGAAGCAGGCGTCCATGCTGTTCATCAACCCGCCCACCGCCGACATCCTCCTGCGCGAGTTCATCACCCTCCAGCCCGGCGACTGGGTGCTGCAGAACGCCGCCAACTCCGGCGTGGGCCGCTACCTCATCACCCTGGCGAAGCGCGCGGGCTACAAGACGCTCAACGTGGTGCGCCGCGAGGAGCTGGCGAAGGAGCTCACCGAGCTGGGCGCGGACGTCGTGCTGACGGACACGGATGAATTGCCCAAGCAGGTGCGCGAGGCGACGGGCGGCGCCAAGGTGCGGCTGGCCATCGACGCGGTGGGCGGAGACTCCACGCGGCGGCTCGGCGACTCGCTGGCGCCGGGCGGCACGGTGGTCAACTACGGCGTCATGTCCGGCAAGGGCCCCAAGCTGTCGGCGGAGGCGTCCATCTTCAAGGACATCACCCTGCGCGGCTTCTGGCTGGTGCTGTGGCTCAAGCGCGCCTCGCGCGAGCAGCAGGGGGAGATGTTCGGCCGGCTGGCGAAGCTCGTCACGGACGGCACGCTGAGGACACCCGTCGAGGGCACCTTCTCGCTGGACGCCATCCAGGACGCGCTGGCGCGCGGGATGGAAGGGGGCCGCGGCGGCAAGGTGCTGCTCACGCCCAACGGACCTGTTTGA